From Coccinella septempunctata chromosome 4, icCocSept1.1, whole genome shotgun sequence, a single genomic window includes:
- the LOC123311936 gene encoding uncharacterized protein LOC123311936, producing MLSGSRLKKDSFPDLFKEGIGEKGVNVNASTSASTSSMDIENNETVDECREISINPNIYTTPEKKPEETQTSPSLSSATPRKKKLQSVVKNLKRKLVATPEKKSVDISDEDFIRFCRKNFNSTLADFMISQLKLRKRKPHGYRQFH from the exons ATGCTATCTGGAAGTAGATTAAAAAAGGATTCTTTTCCAGATTTATTCAAAGAAGGCATTGGTGAGAAAG gggTGAATGTAAATGCTTCAACTTCTGCTTCAACATCTTCAatggatattgaaaataatgagacCGTAGATGAATGCCGTGAGATTTCTATAAACCCCAACATATATACTACACCAG AAAAGAAACCAGAAGAAACACAAACATCTCCTAGTTTGTCTTCAGCCACTCCGAGGAAAAAAAAGTTACAATCAGTGGTGAAGAATTTGAAACGAAAATTAGTTGCAACTCCAGAGAAGAAATCTGTAGATATAAGTGATGAAGATTTCATCcgattttgtagaaaaaatttcaattcgaccCTGGCAGATTTTATGATCTCCCAATTGAAGCTTCGAAAAAGGAAACCTCATGGCTATAG GCAATTTCATTAA